Genomic window (Armatimonadota bacterium):
GACTTCCACGGCCTGCGGCTGGCGGACTTCATCGCCCCCCGCGTCCTGGAGCTGACCTACACCGCCCACGACATCGCCGGGTTCGCGCAGGATATGGGGTATGTGGACGAGGAAGGGAAGGTCCGGCCGCCCTTCGTGTGGGACGAGGAGCGCCGCCTGCACCTGCGCTGCCAGCTTGACGCCTTGTACTTCCACCTGTACGGCCTGACCCGTGAGGAAGCCGAGTACGTGCTGGAGACATTCCCCATCGTGAAGCGCCACGACCACGAACGCTTCGGCCGATACCGCACGAAGGACCTGATACTGCACTACTACAACGCCTACGCCGCGGGAGACATCGAGGCGTGGGTGAAGGGGTAACAGCCAGCCCTGATGGGCGGCCAGCCTCGTGTACCCGACGGGCCACACCAGAGGTCGGATGAGGCGCCCTGGAAGGCCTCCCCGGCCGCAGACGCAGCTCCTGCCCCGACGGTCTTCCGCGCATCCACTGGTCAGAAAAGGGAATCTGTCATCTCCTCGCAACGTCATTCCTGATGAGAGCACCCATGACTCCGTGGAAGGGGAGATGACATGGTTACCGGAACTGATACGAAGGAAGAGGGTCTGCCGCCGATGTCTCGGCGTGGCTTCATCGGGTCGGTGTGTGTGGCAAGTCTGGCGGCGGGATTGCTCCTGGCATGGGACGGGCTCGTCGGGTCGGCGCCCACGGGCAGGGAAACTGGCCTCCAACTGGCTGCATCCCCCGCGGAGAACGTGCCGACGGCGGATCCCGCAACTGTGGATGCAACCGCCGGCGCCGGGGGGCAGTCTGCAGGCAGGGGAACGCCCAAAGTCCTTGTGCACAAGTGCACGGGTTGCGGCAAGTGCGTCCGCATCGCGCCGGGAACTTTCGCGCTCAATCGCAGCACGCACAAAGCGTACGTCAGGAACCCCGCGGGCGATCCGCCGCCGATCATCGTGAAGGCGGCGAAGGCCTGTCCCACGGGCGCGATCAGGCTTGAGTGAAGCGTGGCAGCGGCCCGGGACCCTTCGCGAGCGCGGGGGCCCCGGGCCACAGCGGAGTTCAGATCAGGTATGGTGACCGACCGCCGATGAACGCCAATGAGCAGGAACTGGTGCATCGCGCGAAGCAAGGGGATGAGAACGCCTTCGGGTCCCTCTTCCGCCAGTACCAGGATACCATGTACCGGCTGGCTCTCCATTTCACCGGTTCGGCGGACGCGGCCGCGG
Coding sequences:
- a CDS encoding ferredoxin codes for the protein MVTGTDTKEEGLPPMSRRGFIGSVCVASLAAGLLLAWDGLVGSAPTGRETGLQLAASPAENVPTADPATVDATAGAGGQSAGRGTPKVLVHKCTGCGKCVRIAPGTFALNRSTHKAYVRNPAGDPPPIIVKAAKACPTGAIRLE